A genomic window from Pecten maximus chromosome 6, xPecMax1.1, whole genome shotgun sequence includes:
- the LOC117328845 gene encoding LOW QUALITY PROTEIN: ubiquitin carboxyl-terminal hydrolase 38-like (The sequence of the model RefSeq protein was modified relative to this genomic sequence to represent the inferred CDS: inserted 2 bases in 1 codon), with product MDNILVGILSSAHPDSLKKQLIQKIATRGSQPQPVKVIQSVLELMAKWYLEGDSDVALSEGLSVYKLWAKYNLSVFEEYFSRQYLLTLLSSTYRNESNAVTLLHESMILLQRSPVCSSHMQVIEAKAISYIREHPSLPCISNFVKFLKEFRSCIPKGDFTGRFCVALIDALSICSVPDTHEDVRQYVLEAENVSSLIKDIWDKTDSEVVMMSLKAIFGIISSIDEAGVEPSFCLGALAQHIPTEMLKIVVKFTINNPAIDNSSMTTALQRIVDWLQWPTARNIDQWIIAFLKGLAAVKRYSILINVTETKIEQVFEKVSFPLVRNSAINVLSHMLFSFQHSPQPFHKMLPMIPVIYRKLKEENSAEAIHGXLSRLADVLHCCMYLHAGYPDLYDSVLVLFKDYPKPDADTMRTKLDENKWTAQKSDSANYISKVTQKSETGKTGLFNLGNTCFLNSVIQTLYMCDDFRRAVLGHAPSPHQLLMAKLQYVFAFLSHTQRPAYAAMTFLRAARPPWFTAGHQQDCSEFLKFLIDQLHEQEVHDLKKEMLDHHGRKDKDGDVNMATSPNKSDDDFETTVREHFGGKMVTTYTCLNCMNESSRMEHFSDIPLAFPDTENSGEGMTLIGGDGKKTSPRDNKLGEESPAKDSTTESSPKSQAEAVKQLHLNDLLQYYLQPEKLTGDNKYHCDKCGGLQEGERKLKVLKAPDHLILTLLRFSYNVKLQTRSKTFQEVKYPRTLILPVENLPVSQKEDVSKRKSLRSAVTGQIEKCGVNVNTKRGEVYGLCGVVVHSGTSSDCGHYYSYARHSIFCDPDTICDSLHHCKSEDDVDFLQDKWYLFNDNRVSHASYSSFCDVTQRFTKDTAYVLFYKRIDTKNAEKQELNMNKSLQAKDVDPPLRTDLRMALSKDNAMFLQEQETMAQKKSQLRRPGSASTSSWFNWQKRDEDDEPPGSCGGGGGGQYGDLDTSGAKFIF from the exons ATGGACAATATATTGGTAGGGATCCTGTCTTCTGCACATCCAGACAGCTTGAAAAAGCAGCTAATTCAGAAGATAGCTACCCGAGGTTCTCAGCCACAACCAGTGAAGGTGATACAATCAGTCCTAGAATTGATGGCTAAATGGTACCTGGAGGGAGATTCAGATGTAGCTCTGAGTGAGGGTCTGTCTGTGTACAAGCTATGGGCCAAATACAATCTGTCTGTGTTTGAGGAATATTTCAGTCGTCAGTACCTATTAACACTCTTGTCTAGTACCTACAGAAATGAATCAAATGCAGTCACCCTTCTCCATGAGAGCATGATTCTTTTGCAGCGCTCACCAGTGTGTAGCAGTCACATGCAGGTCATAGAAGCCAAGGCTATTAGCTACATCAGAGAACATCCCTCTCTTCCATGCATTtcaaattttgtcaaatttttGAAGGAGTTTCGTTCGTGTATACCCAAAGGGGACTTTACTGGACGCTTTTGTGTTGCCCTCATAGATGCACTAAGTATCTGTTCTGTTCCCGATACCCATGAAGATGTCCGTCAATATGTATTGGAAGCAGAAAATGTCTCTAGTCTCATAAAAGATATCTGGGACAAGACCGACTCTGAGGTGGTGATGATGTCATTGAAAGCAATCTTTGGTATAATATCATCTATTGATGAAGCTGGAGTTGAACCATCATTTTGTCTTGGAGCTCTTGCCCAGCATATACCAACAGAAATGTTAAAAATTGTTGTGAAATTCACAATCAACAATCCTGCCATTGATAACTCCAGCATGACCACAGCCCTTCAGAGGATTGTTGATTGGCTGCAGTGGCCGACAGCCAGAAACATTGACCAATGGATCATAGCGTTCCTTAAGGGTCTAGCAGCAGTCAAACGATACAGTATTCTGATCAATGTTACAGAGACAAAGATAGAACAG GTCTTTGAGAAGGTGTCTTTCCCTCTTGTACGCAATTCTGCCATCAACGTTTTGTCACACATGTTGTTCAGCTTTCAACATTCTCCACAGCCATTCCATAAG ATGCTTCCCATGATACCTGTCATATATAGGAAACTGAAAGAGGAGAACTCGGCGGAAGCTATCCATGG CCTGAGCAGGCTAGCTGATGTACTACACTGCTGTATGTACCTCCATGCTGGCTATCCTGATCTCTATGACTCTGTGCTGGTGCTTTTCAAG GATTATCCAAAGCCTGATGCTGATACTATGAGGACTAAGTTGGATGAAAACAAGTGGACAGCTCAGAAATCTGATAGTGCTAATTACATATCAAAAGTCACGCAGAAATCTGAAACCGGCAAAACAGGACTTTTCAACCTGGGCAATACCTGCTTCCTGAACAGTGTTATACAGACCctgtatatgtgtgatga TTTTAGGAGAGCAGTTTTAGGACATGCCCCATCTCCACACCAACTCCTAATGGCAAAGCTGCAGTATGTGTTCGCATTTCTGAGTCATACTCAG AGACCTGCCTATGCAGCGATGACCTTTCTTAGAGCAGCACGACCCCCATGGTTCACAGCAGGTCACCAGCAGGACTGCTCCGAGTTCCTCAAATTCCTAATTGATCAGCTGCATGAACAAGAGGTTCATGATCTTAAAAAGGAGATGTTGGATCACCATGGCAGGAAAGATAAAGATGGGGATGTTAACATGGCTACCAGTCCAAATAAATCTGACGACGATTTCGAAACAACTGTTCGGGAACACTTTGGTGGAAAAATGGTTACAACTTATACTTGCTTAAATTGCATGAATGAATCTTCAAGAATGGAGCATTTTAGTGACATTCCACTGGCATTTCCCGATACAGAAAACTCCGGTGAGGGAATGACATTAATAGGGGGTGATGGTAAGAAAACTTCTCCTAGAGACAATAAATTAGGAGAGGAGTCACCAGCCAAGGACAGTACTACAGAGTCATCGCCAAAGTCTCAGGCGGAGGCAGTGAAACAACTACATCTGAATGACTTGCTCCAATATTACCTGCAGCCCGAGAAGTTGACGGGTGACAATAAGTATCACTGTGATAAGTGTGGGGGACTTCAGGAAGGAGAGAGGAAACTCAAGGTGCTTAAAGCACCTGATCACCTTATCCTCACACTTCTCAGGTTCTCCTATAATGTTAAGCTCCAGACAAGGTCAAAGACATTCCAGGAAGTCAAATATCCCAGAACTTTGATCCTTCCTGTTGAAAACTTGCCAGTTTCTCAAAAGGAGGATGTGAGTAAAAGGAAGTCACTACGTAGTGCGGTGACTGGACAGATAGAAAAGTgtggtgttaatgttaacactAAACGAGGTGAGGTGTACGGACTTTGTGGGGTGGTAGTCCACTCCGGAACATCCTCAGACTGTGGTCATTATTACTCCTATGCACGCCACTCGATTTTCTGTGATCCTGATACTATCTGTGATAGCCTTCACCACTGTAAGAGTGAGGACGATGTTGACTTTTTACAGGACAAGTGGTATTTATTTAATGACAATCGTGTCTCGCATGCAAGCTATAGCTCTTTCTGTGATGTTACGCAGAGATTTACTAAAGACACTGCATATGTTTTGTTCTACAAAAGGATTGATACTAAAAATGCAGAGAAACAGGAACTGAATATGAATAAATCTCTTCAGGCTAAGGACGTTGATCCACCACTTCGTACGGACCTACGGATGGCTCTCAGTAAAGACAATGCCATGTTTTTACAG gAACAAGAAACCATGGCACAAAAGAAGAGCCAGTTAAGAAGGCCTGGTTCAGCAAGCACTTCTTCCTGGTTTAATTGGCAGAAGCGCGATGAAGATGATGAACCTCCAGGAAGctgtgggggtgggggagggggccAGTATGGGGACCTAGACACATCAGGGGCAAAATTTATATTCTGA